The following proteins are co-located in the Mus caroli chromosome 7, CAROLI_EIJ_v1.1, whole genome shotgun sequence genome:
- the Pop4 gene encoding ribonuclease P protein subunit p29, whose amino-acid sequence MKAAIYHAFSHKEAKDHDVQELGSQRAEAFVRAFLKQSIPHMSQEDCESHLQRKAVILEYFTRIKPKPRPKKKSKGLSAKQRRDMRLFDIKPEQQRYSLFLPLHELWKQYIRDLCNGLKPDTQPQMIQAKLLKADLHGAIISVTKSKCPSYVGVTGILLQETKHVFKIITKEDHLKVIPKLNCVFTIEIDDFISYIYGSKFQLRASERSAKKFKAKGSIDL is encoded by the exons ATGAAGG CTGCCATCTACCATGCCTTTTCTCATAAAGAAGCCAAGGACCACGATGTGCAG GAGCTGGGAAGCCAGCGGGCTGAGGCCTTTGTGCGGGCCTTCCTGAAGCAGAGCATACCTCACATGAGCCAAGAAGACTGTGAGAGCCATCTGCAGCGCAAGGCCGTGATCTTGGAATATTTCACTCGCATAAAGCCAAAGCCAAGGCCAAAGAAGAAATCCAAAGGCCTCTCTGCCAAACAGAGGAGAGACATGCGGCTCTTTGACATTAAACCAGAGCAACAGAG ATAcagccttttcctccctctccatgAACTCTGGAAACAGTACATCCGTGACCTGTGCAATGGGCTCAAGCCAGACAC GCAGCCACAGATGATTCAGGCCAAGCTCCTAAAGGCAGATCTTCATGGTGCTATTATTTCAG TCACGAAATCCAAGTGCCCCTCCTATGTGGGAGTTACAGGAATCCTTCTGCAGGAGACCAAGCATGTCTTTAAGATCATCACCAAAGAAGACCACCTAAAAG tcaTCCCCAAGCTAAATTGTGTGTTCACCATAGAAATTGATGACTTCATTTCCTACATTTATGGAAGCAAATTCCAGCTTCGGGCAAGTGAGCGGTCTGCCAAGAAGTTCAAAGCAAAGGGATCAATTGACCTGTGA